One part of the Bicyclus anynana chromosome 8, ilBicAnyn1.1, whole genome shotgun sequence genome encodes these proteins:
- the LOC112056966 gene encoding small G protein signaling modulator 1-like, whose translation MAAQNKVEGEAEEMPVVVATDPSTEQKERLIAAVKKEVKQLMEEAVTRKFVHEESGGVTALCGAVEACLGQGLRRRALGLFKTSSTTALLHKIAKHCPEAALVSARVLAAEGTPATRSASGVERRPSAPRPPLCKRGSGSLLAQSPPQSKVTRVLAAEGTQATSSASDVESPRSAPRPPLYKRGSGSLLAQSPPQSKATRMLAVESTPATRSASGVERRPSAPRPPLSKRGSGSLLAQSLPWTKYLWIRIALFERQLAKIIEHLVNNATRYYERDALVADPDYGSILSSLLVGPCALEYSKAKAPACFWTDPPADELVQRHRMSAGTTTPPSVRRPILNFRRSLNASSDDGGTVQTGSGNAAASSAKDYVESLHQNSRATLLYGKNNVRVQPKDVEEPMPGYLSLHQTSAGLVIKWTPNQLMNGYAESEGIDKSVYWAMSLQVCVWEVVYVHVHRSQASDALILVGQDGVQRPPIQFPKGGHLLSFLSNLETGLLPHGQLDPPLWSQRGSGKVFGRGKTRRRPMPSLCESGQAEEPEDVAGDYVFRIVNNAIADREAMRHSLLERVVHSPPRTPRRPLASTSTTSSDSSTMSVDCPTSAGLNGPPPVALPASNPIVEER comes from the exons TTGAAGGAGAGGCAGAAGAGATGCCGGTGGTGGTGGCCACGGACCCTAGCACCGAGCAGAAGGAGCGCTTGATAGCTGCCGTCAAAAAGGAGGTCAAGCAGTTGATGGAAGAG GCTGTCACCCGGAAGTTCGTGCACGAGGAAAGTGGAGGAGTGACCGCGCTTTGCGGGGCTGTCGAGGCTTGTCTCGGTCAGGGGCTGCGGCGCCGCGCCCTCGGCCTCTTCAAGACCAGCTCCACCACAGCGCTGCTTCATAAGATTGCTaag CATTGTCCTGAGGCGGCGTTGGTGTCAGCGAGAGTGCTGGCGGCGGAAGGCACGCCAGCTACGCGGTCTGCGTCCGGAGTAGAGAGGCGGCCGTCGGCTCCTCGCCCGCCGCTGTGCAAGAGGGGCTCCGGTTCTCTACTGGCGCAGTCTCCACCGCAGTCCAA GGTTACAAGAGTGCTGGCGGCGGAAGGCACGCAGGCTACGTCGTCCGCGTCCGATGTAGAGAGCCCGCGATCGGCTCCTCGCCCGCCGCTGTACAAGAGGGGCTCCGGGTCTCTACTGGCGCAGTCTCCACCGCAGTCTAA AGCCACAAGAATGCTGGCAGTGGAAAGCACGCCGGCTACGCGGTCCGCGTCCGGTGTAGAGAGGCGGCCGTCGGCTCCTCGCCCGCCGCTGAGCAAGAGGGGCTCCGGGTCCCTACTGGCGCAGTCTCTACCGTGGACCAA ATACCTCTGGATAAGGATAGCCCTTTTcgagcgtcaactcgccaagATCATAGAGCATCTGGTCAACAACGCAACGCGGTATTACGAGAGAGACGCACTGGTTGCTGATCCTGATTACGGCAGCATACTCAGCTCTTTGCTAGTTGGCCCTTGCGCCTTGGAGTACTCCAAGGCAAAGGCACCAGCTTGCTTCTGGACGGATCCCCCAGCGGATGAGCTA GTTCAGAGGCACAGAATGTCTGCTGGTACGACAACGCCGCCGTCAGTTCGACGACCGATTCTTAATTTTCGGAGAAGTCTTAACGCTTCGTCTGATGATGGCGGAACAGTTCAAACAG GTTCGGGTAATGCAGCAGCATCCAGTGCCAAAGATTACGTTGAAAGCTTACACCAAAACTCTAGAGCGACGCTTTTGTATGGAAAAAATAATGTACGCGTTCAACCA AAAGACGTGGAAGAGCCAATGCCTGGCTATCTAAGTCTCCACCAAACATCTGCTGGGCTGGTCATAAAATGGACGCCCAATCAACTAATGAATGGATACGCTGAAAGTGAAGGCATTGACAAGAG CGTTTACTGGGCAATGTCGCTGCAAGTTTGCGTCTGGGAAGTTGTCTACGTGCATGTACATCGGTCTCAAGCGAGCGATGCGCTTATATTGGTCGGTCAAGACGGAGTCCAGCGACCTCCCATACAGTTTCCAAAAG gaGGACATTTACTTTCGTTTTTGAGCAATTTGGAAACCGGTTTGCTACCACATGGACAACTAGATCCTCCATTATGGTCACAAAGGGGAAGTGGAAAG GTATTCGGTCGAGGCAAAACACGCAGGCGGCCGATGCCGAGCCTCTGTGAGAGCGGGCAGGCGGAGGAGCCGGAGGACGTCGCTGGAGATTACGTGTTTCGCATTGTCAATAATGCTATTGCTGATAGGGAAG CGATGCGGCATTCGCTTCTAGAACGCGTAGTGCACTCTCCTCCACGGACGCCACGACGTCCATTGGCGTCCACGTCCACAACGTCTTCAGATTCATCCACCATGTCTGTGGACTGTCCTACGTCTGCTGGACTGAATGGACCACCTCCTGTTGCATTGCCGGCATCAAACCCCATTGTTGAAGAG Agatag